In Carassius gibelio isolate Cgi1373 ecotype wild population from Czech Republic chromosome A10, carGib1.2-hapl.c, whole genome shotgun sequence, the DNA window TCCTGAGACCGGAGCGATAGGTCATCTAACCCAGAGTCGATTTCTTCCGTATGGTAGGAGCTGTTTAAAGAGTGTTGACACAAATCAGAGTCCTCTTCCTTCACAATAGTCATCACTGCCCGGGCACAAGTAAATTCATCATATTTCAATTCGTTCTGAGCCAAACCATCTTTGGGTGGTGTGGCAGATTCTCCAGAGCAGCAGTAAATCTTTTCAGCTTTGACTGTAGTAACTTCACTTCCATCGTGTGATGTGACCCCTTCTTGATTGGCAACTGTGACAGAACCGCATGGCCTCTCTACATGTGTGACCTCTGGAGTCCTGAAGAAAGGTTTGGCAGAGTAAAGCTGTGGTGCCACGTTCCTCTTGGGAGCTGTGGGCTGCTTGCTATGTTCCATCTGCAGAAATTGCTTGCGTGCTGCAGAAAAGTCAATCTCTTCCATGACAACATCCTCCCTATTTCCTATTTCAGGTTGGATAAAGGAAGTTGTCTGTCTGGGTGCAGCCTGTGGTATGCGGTTGGCTTCTGTTTTCATCTGCTTCCTCTCCTCATATCTTCGAAGCGACTCCAGTTGGTCCGGCTCCAGCTCCTCTTCCAGTGTCTTATCCTGAGGTGGGTTCCACCATTTTGCTGcaattccaggatttttcttgACAGCTTGACCCCGGATGAGTTCCAGCCTTTCCTTCTCTAGCTCTGCAATCTCCTCCGAGGGTCTTACTTTCTTCACCTGAACTTCTTTTTCAGCTGTGGTGTCAAATAGCTTTGATGGTTTCTTCTCTTCAAGAAATGGTCGGAGCTCAAAACGTGCCTCTTTCTTGATTGCTGTCCTAGGTGATTCAGGTGACCTTGCACTGTCCATTGCATGACCGTTTGACTTAATATCAGGGGAACTtgtcccatttgaagtaatttcTGCCCTGGGATCACAACAGTTTTCCTCAAGGACCTGATCAAGGTAAAGTATTTCCTTGGCAACTTCACTGTCCATCCCTTCTCCTCCATGTCTCACTATGTTCTGCCCACTGCTCACATAACTTTGCTGGGTCTCGGCCTGATCTTCAAGCTCCATACTGCTCTCACCACTAGATATCACACTTACAGAATCGAAAAAGCTCACAGTCTTCAGGCTTCTCTCTCTTTTCAGCTCACTGTCATCCTCTGAGTGTACAGGGGGCTTCTGGAGAAATAAAGACAGAGGTCACATTAGTCTAAACAAGTACTTATGTAATTCTTTATAACAATTTACACTGCATTATGGATGAATACCCGAGTACTCACATATTTGGCATTGACAGCAATGATCGATCATGAAAGTTTCACAATTGCAAGACAAGACCTTTTTCTAATTTTAAGACATTTCATACCTTCAGATTTGAGTAATAATAGTAACTGCACAGTAACACTTTTGCTGCACAACTGGGTCTGTTTGACGTCAATGTTTGGTTGGTTTGGATGGCATGAACACTCTTTTCTGAactcgtgtgtgtgtttgtacatgtaATCCAGACTAAAGTCTGCTTGAGCTGTTCTGGGATGTAGTTCTTGTGAACTCTTGCTGTTGATATGAATGAAATTGCAGAACAGCTCTTGATGATGTACAATATGTGTCTTTGCATGcaaaaatgcaatgtttaaaaTAGTGTAAGATGATGCAATGGCCAAACATGCACAGATGTATTCCTGCCCCAAACCAAGTACATGGCTTACATTATCCGCATAGTACTgtac includes these proteins:
- the LOC128021455 gene encoding A-kinase anchor protein 2 isoform X8, coding for MKKKPPVHSEDDSELKRERSLKTVSFFDSVSVISSGESSMELEDQAETQQSYVSSGQNIVRHGGEGMDSEVAKEILYLDQVLEENCCDPRAEITSNGTSSPDIKSNGHAMDSARSPESPRTAIKKEARFELRPFLEEKKPSKLFDTTAEKEVQVKKVRPSEEIAELEKERLELIRGQAVKKNPGIAAKWWNPPQDKTLEEELEPDQLESLRRYEERKQMKTEANRIPQAAPRQTTSFIQPEIGNREDVVMEEIDFSAARKQFLQMEHSKQPTAPKRNVAPQLYSAKPFFRTPEVTHVERPCGSVTVANQEGVTSHDGSEVTTVKAEKIYCCSGESATPPKDGLAQNELKYDEFTCARAVMTIVKEEDSDLCQHSLNSSYHTEEIDSGLDDLSLRSQDTTVLETLSNDFSMDYISDSGASNETMSAYLENSLGEYSFPSTPVSTTPINGKYESGIKSPSEQSGSYQAYGLTEEELEYHAGILVQNAIQQAIAQQNDEWEPLQATQHSSPILERHVEITEPQSQPLVERSAVTPPPKVPSPLEEKKAIAPRITVVQAAPVIPVNTYKPPSPSPPPSEKPEFSYFSKYSEAAELRSTAAVTRAQETEVTSGPFKLRSRKQRTLSMIEEEIRAAQEREEELKRQRQAQTLHLPRTQKLKTSTQPNKLVLAGKTAPGKIEKVRPVPPASPCSSDGALPSTLSDLGSDDSGGQRPKNFMQTLMEDFETHKVKRREISEDNSYVRSVTTEVLEATRVTRRKSNMALRWEAGIYTNQEEAEEEEEEE